The genomic window GCCAAAGAAAAATAAGGCTTAAGAGCAAAAGACAACCAACTTCCACCCCATAAATCAAGCTTTCCTAAACCCGCTCACAAATTGTGTAAGAGTAGCTAGAAGTTTCTTTTCTTGCTTCTTTTTGAAGTTTGCACAAAATTGCAATGCTAGCTCATTGAGCGCACCAGAGAGCGCAAATGTCATCAACTGCGTATCTACTTCTTCACGCAAATAGCCTTGTGCCTTTAGCTCCTCAATATGCGCTTGCAACACACTCATTGAATGCTTCGCATCAACGCTTCTCCACACTTCCCAACCAAGCACAGCGGGTGCATCAACTAATAATATCTGCCTATTTTCCTTTGCATTTGCCGCTTTGATAAACCCCACACAGCCTAATATCAGCTGCTCCCACGCCTCATCACTTTTCAAAGCCTGTTTTTCTATCTGCGCGGCAACCTCTTCTTGCACACTCTCTAGCACAGCGACAAAAAGCCCTTGCTTGTTTTTGAAATGATGATATACCGCCCCGCGCGTTACATTTGCTTCTTCTACGATTTTTTCTAGTGCGACATCAAAGTAACCATATTCCGCAAAATGCGCTCTTGCAACGCTTAATAAGACGGAGGTAGTTTTGCGCGTAGCTTCTTTATTTGTCATAATACACCGCTAGAATCATTGTTTAAAAACTCCGCACTTGGCGGCAAAACTTCAATAATATCAATCAACACATTATTTGGGTCTTTTATGATAAAATGTCGCCACCCCCAAACCTCATCTGCCAAATGCGCTACGATAATGCGTTCATCTTTGCTTTTGATAAAATCATACACTTGTGTGGCATTTGCTACCTCAAGATTAACGAGGATTCCATTCGCATTTGCGCGATAGAGTGCGGGTATGCTTTCGTGAGTTACATCAATCAAGGCTAACTCGCCACCATCAGGGTGAGATAAGTTAATATACCAATCACTTGAAAAGTTTTGCGCAAAGCCCAAATAAGTTTTGTAAAATAGGCTACTTTCTTGAAGTCTGTCTGTCATTAGGACGGGATAAATACTCTGTGCCATTTATTTTTCTCTCTTTCTTTTTTGTTGATTTTTATTTTGATTTCTCTCTCCGTGTTTGATAATCCACTCACACGCCTTGCTTGCCCCGCTTTGTCGCCATTGTGCGATGAGAGTTTGCGCTTTTAGCGGTGCTTCTTTATACAAATCATTGAGATTATTCCCCACGCTTTTTTGCACAAACTTTTGTGTATCATCTTTTAAGTTTGTCAAAATCATCGCATACTTTTCAAATTCATCAAGCGCAACAAGGAGCTTTGGCGACCAAGGCAGGTGGATTCTCACGCCCTCACTTGCGAGCCTGCGAATATGCACATTGCTATCCTTGCTCCATAAAATGAGTTCGTCCATTACTTCCTTTGGGTGCTCTCTTAGAATCGGGCGGATAGCGTATTCACCTGTAAATCGCTTGGTAAGCTCTTTGATAAAGTTTAGAGAAACTTGCCAATTTGTATTGCCATAGCGTTCCACATAGCGTGAAATAGGAAACAACCAATAGCCAAAGCTAAACATTCCCTCCGCTTTTTCTAACTCCTCGCCAAGTAGATGAAAAAAGCTTTGAATGTTTTGAGTATAATCGCTCCCCATTGTCTTAACCATTGCATCAACGATACAATCTAATCTTGCAAAGAGTTCCTTATCCTCTAAATTACCCCGCAACATTGCACAAAACTTTTGCGCTTCAAATTGTGGCATTACACTTAGAATCTTTTGGGATAATTCCACGATGTAGGCGTCATTATAATGGTCTTTGTGTTTCACCTTTTCCCCCTAAATTTTATAATATTATAACATACATACATTCTGTATGTCAATATGAAAGCAAAACAAAATCTTATGCCCACATATAATCAACGACTTTTAAAGGACACAAAAGATAAACATCAACCAAAAGAGGCAAAAGCGGATTCTAGGGTTATGAAGTAGGGTTAAACATTATTACATCAAAGGCAGTTTTTGGAGCATATTTTGTAGCTTAATGAGTTCCTTTGGCATTAGCTCGGCGATACTTAAGCCTACGATTTCATAGTGTGCGCTCACAGATTCAATGATGTGTGCGACTTCTTTCATTTTGAGTTTGCCACTATTGCCCACAGCGACATAAATCTCGCTAAAATCTAGCACATCTAAATCAAGGTGTATTACAACCTTAGAGGCTTTAGTGCCTTGTAACCATTGCAAGACCTTTTTGCTGCTTACTTTCTTCGCTTTAAGGGCTTTTAGCCCTAGCTCCTTTTGACGCTTGGCATAAAATTTTGCCTCCTCACTATGCAATCCCACAAGCAAGGTATTTTGAGCTGGTATTTTTGCGGGGAGGACTTTAAGAATCTCTTTATCGCCAAGCCCTAGCAAATGCGTAACCGCCATTGCGTGATAAGCCTTATACTCATCATTTGGCAGCCCAATATCAGGGTGTGCGTCAATCCATAGCATTGCGACATCATCACCATACTTACTTGCAAGATAGCTAAAGGGCGCGACAGACACGGAGCATTCACCCCCAAGTGTGAGAATCTTATCAGGTTTAGATTCTGTGATGAGTTTCATTGCGGCTTTGGTTTGCTTTAAAATATCGCTTTTATCTAGCACCCCGTCTTTTACCTCTCTTTTAAACTCTTGTGAAACAGGCACTTCAAGGGTTTGATGAGAGGTGCTATGTGTAAGAAGTTCAAGGAGTTTTGCACCTAAAAAATAGCCTTTGGAAATCTCCTCTTTAGGCAGCCCTTTAAACCAATGCGCAATGTCTCCACCCTGCCATTGCGGATAGATAAGCCGAATGGTTTTTGAAGCATTTGTTTTCATATTCTTTCCTTTTGCTGTGGTAATCAATTATAACATTCCTTTGATAAAATAGAGACCCTTTAAGCAAAAGCTTGATAGAATCCTTGAAAACAATTACAAATAAGTGTAAAAGGATTTCAAATGCGATATTTGATGAAGTCACTCTTAGCTAAAGCTTTGCTCTGCTTCGTTTTTACCTCTAGTGTATTAGGTGCAAATCCTTCAACAAAGATTCCAGAAGTAGATGAAAAGCTCATTGATACTATGCTCTCTCGCCTTATTTATGGAGCAAAATGCGATGAAATGGCGATGATTTCGCACTTTGACCCAAGTGTGCTATGGGTAAAAGATAAAGATAAAATTGATATGCAAAAAATCCCAAAGAAAATCCGCTATATCCGCTTTGCAGGAAGGATTCTATCGGGTGGTATCTCAAGTGGAAATAGCACTTATACTAGTGCGGATAAAGAA from Helicobacter typhlonius includes these protein-coding regions:
- a CDS encoding TetR/AcrR family transcriptional regulator, whose product is MTNKEATRKTTSVLLSVARAHFAEYGYFDVALEKIVEEANVTRGAVYHHFKNKQGLFVAVLESVQEEVAAQIEKQALKSDEAWEQLILGCVGFIKAANAKENRQILLVDAPAVLGWEVWRSVDAKHSMSVLQAHIEELKAQGYLREEVDTQLMTFALSGALNELALQFCANFKKKQEKKLLATLTQFVSGFRKA
- a CDS encoding VOC family protein, with translation MAQSIYPVLMTDRLQESSLFYKTYLGFAQNFSSDWYINLSHPDGGELALIDVTHESIPALYRANANGILVNLEVANATQVYDFIKSKDERIIVAHLADEVWGWRHFIIKDPNNVLIDIIEVLPPSAEFLNNDSSGVL
- a CDS encoding DNA alkylation repair protein, whose translation is MKHKDHYNDAYIVELSQKILSVMPQFEAQKFCAMLRGNLEDKELFARLDCIVDAMVKTMGSDYTQNIQSFFHLLGEELEKAEGMFSFGYWLFPISRYVERYGNTNWQVSLNFIKELTKRFTGEYAIRPILREHPKEVMDELILWSKDSNVHIRRLASEGVRIHLPWSPKLLVALDEFEKYAMILTNLKDDTQKFVQKSVGNNLNDLYKEAPLKAQTLIAQWRQSGASKACEWIIKHGERNQNKNQQKRKREK
- a CDS encoding arginase family protein → MKTNASKTIRLIYPQWQGGDIAHWFKGLPKEEISKGYFLGAKLLELLTHSTSHQTLEVPVSQEFKREVKDGVLDKSDILKQTKAAMKLITESKPDKILTLGGECSVSVAPFSYLASKYGDDVAMLWIDAHPDIGLPNDEYKAYHAMAVTHLLGLGDKEILKVLPAKIPAQNTLLVGLHSEEAKFYAKRQKELGLKALKAKKVSSKKVLQWLQGTKASKVVIHLDLDVLDFSEIYVAVGNSGKLKMKEVAHIIESVSAHYEIVGLSIAELMPKELIKLQNMLQKLPLM